A portion of the Pseudomonas synxantha BG33R genome contains these proteins:
- a CDS encoding alpha/beta fold hydrolase has product MAWFDHEGCSLHYEEYGHGAPLILIHGLGSSSQDWELQVPVLARHYRLIVVDVRGHGRSDKPRERYSIQGFTFDLLALIEHLDLPPAHVVGLSMGGMIAFQLAVDDPARVRSLCIVNSAPEVKVRSAGDYWQWAKRWTLARVLSLRTIGNALGERLFPKPAQADLRRKMAERWASNDKRAYLASFDAIVGWGVQEQLSRITCPTLVISADHDYTPVAQKEIYVKLLPDARLVVIEDSRHATPLDQPEVFNATLLDFLKTVETTTQDH; this is encoded by the coding sequence ATGGCCTGGTTCGACCACGAAGGCTGCAGCCTGCACTACGAGGAATACGGCCACGGTGCGCCGCTGATCCTGATCCACGGCCTGGGCTCCAGTAGCCAGGATTGGGAGCTGCAAGTGCCGGTACTGGCTCGGCACTATCGCCTGATCGTGGTCGACGTGCGTGGGCATGGCCGCTCCGATAAGCCCCGCGAGCGCTACAGCATCCAGGGCTTCACGTTCGACCTGCTCGCCCTGATCGAGCACCTGGACCTGCCGCCCGCCCACGTTGTGGGTTTATCCATGGGCGGCATGATCGCCTTCCAACTGGCGGTGGACGACCCCGCGCGAGTCAGAAGCCTGTGCATCGTCAACAGCGCGCCCGAAGTGAAGGTGCGCAGCGCAGGTGACTATTGGCAGTGGGCCAAACGCTGGACCCTGGCCCGCGTACTCAGCCTGCGCACCATCGGCAACGCCCTGGGCGAACGACTGTTCCCCAAACCTGCCCAGGCCGACCTGCGCCGCAAGATGGCCGAACGCTGGGCAAGCAACGACAAACGTGCTTATCTCGCCAGCTTCGACGCGATTGTGGGCTGGGGCGTGCAGGAACAACTTTCGCGAATTACCTGTCCAACCCTGGTCATCAGCGCCGACCACGACTACACCCCCGTGGCGCAGAAAGAAATCTATGTAAAACTGCTGCCCGATGCGCGACTGGTGGTGATCGAAGATTCCCGCCATGCCACGCCCTTGGATCAACCCGAAGTCTTTAACGCGACCTTGCTCGATTTTCTAAAGACAGTCGAAACCACTACCCAGGATCACTGA
- a CDS encoding peptidylprolyl isomerase A — translation MLKKIAFFAGSFLFAANLMAATAAAPVKPAAPAKSAAPHVLISTTNGDIEIELDPVKAPISTKNFLAYVDKGFYTNTIFHRVIPGFMVQGGGFTQQMSQKPTEAPIKNEASNGLHNVRGTLSMARTNDPNSATSQFFINVADNAFLDPGRDAGYAVFAKVVKGMDVVDIIVNSQTTTKQGMQNVPIDPVLIKSAKRID, via the coding sequence ATGCTGAAAAAAATCGCCTTCTTTGCCGGCTCCTTTCTGTTTGCCGCCAACCTGATGGCCGCCACCGCTGCTGCACCGGTGAAACCTGCCGCACCGGCCAAGTCCGCCGCGCCTCACGTGCTGATCAGCACCACCAATGGCGACATTGAAATCGAACTGGACCCGGTCAAGGCGCCGATCAGCACCAAGAACTTCCTCGCCTATGTCGACAAGGGTTTCTACACCAACACGATTTTCCACCGCGTGATCCCGGGCTTCATGGTCCAGGGCGGCGGGTTCACCCAGCAGATGTCGCAAAAACCGACTGAAGCACCGATCAAGAACGAAGCCAGCAATGGCCTGCATAACGTGCGCGGCACGCTGTCGATGGCCCGCACCAATGACCCGAACTCGGCCACCAGCCAGTTCTTCATCAACGTAGCCGACAATGCCTTCCTCGACCCGGGCCGCGATGCCGGTTACGCCGTGTTCGCCAAAGTGGTCAAGGGCATGGATGTGGTCGACATCATCGTCAACTCCCAGACCACCACCAAACAAGGCATGCAGAACGTGCCAATCGATCCTGTGTTGATCAAGTCGGCCAAGCGCATCGACTGA
- a CDS encoding beta-ketoacyl-ACP synthase III — protein sequence MHNVVISGTGLYTPANSISNEELVQSFNAYVQQFNADNAAAIERGEVQALTESSAAFIEKASGIKSRFVMDKDGILDPQRMAPRLPERSNDEWSVLCQMAVGAAEQALQRAGKTAADIDGVIVACSNLQRAYPAIAIEVQEALGIQGFGFDMNVACSSATFGIQNAANSIQLGQARAILMVNPEVCTGHLNFRDRDSHFIFGDAATAVILERADLATSEHQFDVVSTKLLTKFSNNIRNNFGFLNRTAEEGVGAPDKLFVQEGRKVFRDVCPMVAELIGAHLAENQLSVTDVKRFWLHQANLSMNHLIVKKLLGRDASVEEAPVILDTYANTSSAGSVIAFHTYQDDLPKGSVAVLSSFGAGYSIGSVILRKR from the coding sequence GTGCATAACGTCGTCATCAGCGGCACTGGCCTGTACACCCCGGCCAACAGCATCTCCAACGAAGAGCTGGTGCAGTCTTTCAATGCCTATGTGCAACAGTTCAACGCAGACAACGCCGCCGCCATCGAGCGTGGCGAGGTGCAGGCGCTGACGGAGTCGAGCGCGGCATTCATCGAAAAGGCATCCGGCATCAAGAGCCGTTTTGTGATGGACAAGGACGGCATCCTCGATCCGCAGCGCATGGCGCCACGCCTGCCCGAACGTAGCAACGACGAATGGTCGGTGCTCTGCCAGATGGCGGTCGGTGCCGCCGAACAAGCCCTGCAACGTGCCGGCAAGACCGCCGCCGACATTGATGGCGTAATCGTTGCCTGTTCCAACCTGCAACGTGCCTACCCGGCGATTGCCATTGAAGTCCAGGAAGCCTTGGGTATCCAGGGCTTCGGTTTTGACATGAACGTGGCGTGTTCTTCGGCCACCTTCGGCATCCAGAACGCGGCCAACAGCATCCAGTTGGGCCAGGCCCGGGCGATCCTGATGGTCAACCCGGAAGTCTGCACCGGCCACCTGAACTTCCGCGATCGCGACAGCCACTTCATCTTCGGTGACGCCGCCACTGCGGTGATCCTGGAGCGCGCTGACCTGGCGACGTCCGAGCACCAGTTCGATGTGGTGAGCACAAAGCTGCTGACCAAATTCTCCAACAACATCCGCAATAATTTCGGCTTCCTCAACCGCACGGCGGAAGAAGGTGTCGGTGCCCCCGACAAGCTGTTCGTGCAGGAAGGCCGCAAGGTGTTTCGCGATGTCTGCCCGATGGTGGCCGAATTGATCGGCGCGCACCTGGCGGAAAATCAGTTGAGTGTGACCGATGTGAAGCGCTTCTGGCTGCACCAGGCCAACCTGAGCATGAACCACCTGATCGTGAAAAAGCTGCTGGGGCGCGACGCGTCGGTGGAAGAAGCGCCAGTGATCCTCGATACTTACGCCAATACCAGCTCGGCCGGCTCGGTGATTGCGTTTCACACTTACCAGGATGACTTGCCCAAGGGCTCGGTTGCCGTACTCAGCTCCTTTGGCGCCGGGTATTCGATTGGCAGTGTGATCCTGCGCAAACGCTGA
- the aqpZ gene encoding aquaporin Z yields MSLFKRSVTEGLGTFWLVLGGCGSAVLAAAFPNVGIGLLGVALAFGLTVLTMAFAIGHISGCHLNPAVSVGLVVGGRFPARELPAYIVSQVIGATIAAALLYFIASGKPGFELASGLASNGYGEHSPGGYSMAAGLVCELVMTAMFVLIILGATDRRAPAGFAPIAIGLGLTLIHLISIPVTNTSVNPARSTGPALIVGGWALEQLWLFWLAPILGAVIGGITYRWLGAEKPA; encoded by the coding sequence ATGTCACTGTTCAAACGTTCCGTAACGGAAGGGCTGGGTACGTTTTGGCTGGTGTTGGGCGGTTGCGGGAGTGCGGTGCTGGCCGCAGCGTTCCCCAATGTCGGAATCGGCCTGCTCGGCGTGGCCCTGGCCTTCGGGCTCACAGTGCTGACCATGGCGTTTGCCATCGGACACATCAGCGGCTGTCATCTTAACCCGGCCGTTTCGGTGGGGTTGGTGGTGGGCGGAAGATTTCCAGCCAGAGAGTTGCCGGCCTACATCGTGTCTCAGGTGATCGGTGCCACCATCGCCGCTGCGCTGCTGTACTTTATTGCCAGCGGCAAACCCGGCTTTGAACTGGCGAGCGGCCTGGCCTCCAACGGCTATGGAGAACACTCACCCGGTGGTTACTCGATGGCAGCAGGGTTGGTCTGTGAACTGGTGATGACGGCGATGTTCGTGCTGATCATCCTGGGCGCCACCGACCGCCGTGCCCCCGCGGGCTTTGCCCCCATCGCCATTGGCCTGGGGCTGACGCTGATCCACCTGATCTCGATCCCGGTCACCAACACCTCGGTCAACCCGGCCCGCAGCACGGGGCCCGCGTTGATTGTCGGCGGCTGGGCGCTCGAACAGTTGTGGCTGTTCTGGCTTGCGCCGATCCTGGGCGCGGTGATCGGTGGCATTACGTACCGATGGTTGGGCGCAGAAAAGCCTGCCTGA
- a CDS encoding ABC transporter ATP-binding protein, translating into MLYRRFEQLIDIFRDAPSAAPPEKVLPFYLYYLRQVWPCFAALLVVGLVGALIEVALFSYLSRIIDLAQGTPPANFFQIHSAELIWMAVVALLLRPVFNGLHDLLVHQTINPGMTSLIRWQNHSYVLKQSLNFFQNDFAGRIAQRIMQTGNSLRDSAVATAEAIWHVSIYAISALVLFAEADWRLMIPLITWIICYSLALRYFVPRVKERSVISSEARSKLMGRIVDGYTNITTLKLFAHTQNEQEYAKQAIIEQTEKTQLAARVLTSMDTVICILNGLLIVTTTGLALWLWTQSLISVGAIALATGLVIRIVNMSGWIMWVVNGIFENIGIVQDGLKTIAQPLAVTDRENAPRLKVPNAQVHFEQVDFHYGKKSGIIGGLNLNIKAGEKIGLIGPSGAGKSTLVNLLLRLYDLQGGRILIDGQNIAEVAQESLRAQIGMITQDTSLLHRSIRDNLLYGKPDATEDELWAAVHKARADEFIPLLSDSEGRTGLDAHVGERGVKLSGGQRQRIAIARVLLKDAPILIMDEATSALDSEVEAAIQESLETLMQGKTVIAIAHRLSTIARMDRLVVLEKGQIAESGSHAELLAQGGLYSRLWQHQTGGFVGID; encoded by the coding sequence ATGCTCTATCGTCGCTTTGAACAACTGATCGATATTTTCCGCGACGCTCCCAGCGCGGCCCCTCCCGAAAAAGTCCTGCCCTTCTATCTCTATTACCTGCGCCAGGTCTGGCCCTGCTTCGCCGCACTGCTGGTGGTGGGGCTGGTCGGTGCGCTTATCGAAGTGGCGCTGTTCAGCTATCTGAGCCGCATCATCGACCTGGCCCAGGGCACACCACCGGCGAATTTCTTCCAGATCCACAGCGCCGAGCTGATCTGGATGGCCGTGGTCGCCCTGCTGCTGCGCCCGGTTTTCAACGGCCTGCATGACTTGCTGGTGCACCAGACCATCAACCCCGGCATGACCAGCCTCATTCGCTGGCAGAACCACAGCTACGTGCTCAAGCAGAGCCTGAACTTTTTCCAGAACGATTTCGCCGGGCGCATCGCCCAGCGGATCATGCAAACCGGCAACTCCTTGCGTGATTCGGCAGTGGCGACGGCAGAAGCCATCTGGCACGTGTCGATCTATGCCATCAGTGCCCTGGTGCTGTTTGCCGAGGCCGACTGGCGGCTGATGATCCCGCTGATCACATGGATCATCTGCTACAGCCTGGCCCTGCGCTACTTCGTACCGCGCGTGAAGGAGCGCTCGGTGATTTCCTCGGAGGCGCGCTCCAAATTGATGGGCCGAATTGTCGACGGCTATACCAATATCACCACCTTGAAGCTGTTCGCCCATACGCAGAATGAACAGGAATACGCCAAGCAAGCGATCATCGAGCAGACCGAAAAAACCCAACTGGCCGCCCGTGTGCTCACCAGCATGGACACCGTGATCTGTATCTTGAACGGCCTGCTGATTGTGACCACCACCGGCCTGGCCCTGTGGCTGTGGACGCAGTCGCTGATTTCCGTCGGCGCGATTGCCCTGGCTACCGGCTTGGTTATCCGCATCGTCAACATGTCCGGTTGGATCATGTGGGTGGTCAATGGCATCTTCGAAAATATCGGCATCGTGCAGGACGGCCTGAAAACCATCGCCCAGCCACTGGCCGTGACCGACCGTGAAAACGCCCCGCGCCTGAAAGTCCCCAATGCCCAAGTGCACTTTGAGCAGGTGGATTTCCACTACGGCAAGAAGAGCGGGATCATTGGCGGCCTCAACCTCAACATCAAGGCCGGGGAAAAGATCGGTTTGATCGGCCCGTCCGGCGCGGGCAAGTCGACCCTGGTCAACCTGCTGCTGCGCCTCTACGACCTGCAAGGCGGCCGCATCCTGATCGACGGCCAGAACATCGCCGAAGTGGCCCAGGAAAGCCTGCGCGCACAGATCGGCATGATCACCCAGGACACATCGCTTCTGCACCGTTCGATCCGTGACAACCTGCTGTATGGCAAGCCCGACGCAACTGAGGACGAACTCTGGGCTGCGGTGCACAAGGCTCGCGCCGATGAGTTCATCCCGCTGTTGTCGGATTCCGAGGGCCGCACCGGGCTGGACGCCCATGTCGGTGAGCGCGGGGTGAAACTCTCTGGCGGTCAGCGGCAACGTATCGCCATCGCCCGCGTGCTGCTCAAGGACGCGCCGATCCTGATCATGGACGAAGCCACCTCGGCATTGGACTCGGAAGTGGAAGCGGCAATCCAGGAGAGCCTGGAAACCCTGATGCAGGGCAAGACCGTGATTGCGATCGCCCACCGGTTGTCGACCATCGCACGAATGGACCGCTTGGTAGTGCTGGAGAAAGGCCAGATTGCCGAAAGCGGCAGCCATGCCGAGTTGCTGGCGCAGGGCGGGCTTTATTCGCGGTTATGGCAGCACCAGACCGGCGGATTCGTCGGAATAGACTGA
- a CDS encoding GNAT family N-acetyltransferase — protein sequence MPLQRLDSLSAIAAHTWDALVPQAQPFVRHGFLSALEDSASLGPHTGWQPEHLLHWEGPRLVAALPSYRKWHSYGEYVFDHGWADACERAGIDYYPKLLTAVPFSPVSGPRLLAASAEDGFELLKSLPGYLEIEGLSSAHINFTDALADDALARQPDWMQRLGCQFHWQNRGYRDFQDFLDALSSRKRKQMRKEREQVAGQGIEFEWLQGHQLSEAQWDFVYACYANTYAVRRQAPYLTRAFFSLLAERMPEAIRVVLAKQGQRPVAMAFSLIGGDSFYGRYWGCLGEFDRLHFETCFYQGMDYAIAHGLQRFDAGAQGEHKLIRGFEPVITRSWHYLRHPGLKSAVHDFLERERVGILAYAEEARAALPYRQPDSK from the coding sequence ATGCCACTGCAACGCCTGGACAGCCTGTCCGCAATCGCTGCTCACACTTGGGATGCCCTGGTGCCGCAGGCCCAGCCTTTTGTGCGGCATGGGTTCTTGAGCGCGCTGGAAGACAGCGCCAGCCTGGGCCCGCATACAGGCTGGCAGCCGGAACATCTGCTGCACTGGGAAGGCCCGCGCTTGGTGGCGGCATTACCCAGTTACCGCAAGTGGCACTCTTATGGCGAGTACGTGTTCGACCATGGCTGGGCCGACGCCTGCGAGCGTGCCGGCATTGATTACTATCCGAAGCTGCTGACAGCCGTGCCGTTCAGTCCGGTCAGCGGGCCGCGTTTACTGGCCGCCAGTGCCGAAGACGGCTTTGAGTTGCTCAAAAGTTTGCCGGGTTACCTGGAAATCGAAGGGCTCTCCAGCGCCCATATCAATTTCACCGACGCTTTGGCCGATGATGCCTTGGCCCGGCAGCCCGACTGGATGCAACGCCTGGGCTGCCAGTTTCATTGGCAGAACCGTGGCTATCGCGACTTCCAGGACTTCCTTGATGCCTTGAGTTCACGCAAGCGCAAGCAGATGCGCAAAGAGCGTGAACAAGTGGCCGGGCAGGGCATCGAGTTCGAGTGGCTGCAAGGTCATCAATTGAGCGAGGCCCAATGGGATTTTGTTTATGCCTGCTATGCCAACACCTATGCGGTGCGCCGCCAAGCGCCCTACCTGACGCGGGCGTTTTTCAGCCTGTTGGCCGAACGTATGCCCGAGGCGATCCGCGTGGTGTTGGCCAAGCAGGGCCAGCGTCCGGTGGCCATGGCGTTCAGCCTGATCGGTGGCGACAGCTTCTACGGCCGCTACTGGGGCTGCCTGGGGGAGTTCGACCGGCTGCATTTCGAAACCTGTTTCTACCAGGGCATGGACTATGCCATCGCCCACGGCCTGCAACGCTTTGATGCCGGGGCCCAGGGCGAGCACAAATTGATTCGCGGGTTTGAGCCGGTGATCACGCGGTCCTGGCACTACCTGCGCCATCCGGGGCTCAAGAGTGCCGTGCACGACTTTCTTGAACGTGAACGGGTGGGGATTCTGGCGTATGCCGAAGAGGCGAGGGCGGCTTTGCCTTATCGGCAACCTGACAGCAAGTGA
- a CDS encoding anti-sigma factor family protein: protein MLTCKEQVARSSDYLDGQLTFRERLMVRHHLMFCPNCRRFIRQMRLLQATLKRMPQEPVDGADALAEQLVAERRKDM, encoded by the coding sequence ATGTTGACCTGTAAAGAGCAAGTAGCGCGCTCCAGTGACTATCTGGATGGTCAATTGACCTTCCGTGAACGTCTGATGGTGCGTCATCACTTGATGTTCTGCCCGAACTGCCGACGGTTTATCCGGCAGATGCGCCTGTTGCAGGCGACGCTCAAGCGTATGCCGCAGGAGCCGGTGGACGGTGCTGATGCGCTGGCTGAACAGTTGGTGGCCGAGCGCCGTAAGGATATGTAG
- a CDS encoding putative porin, which translates to MRLASTKTAALLCGGLLLALSVPASAAVDAKLLDMLKANGQITASQYTELQAELAKDQKEQQIARQAQQETNEQIAATAKKTNELSSFDQKLAWAAKTQFKGDVRFRQETIKIDGEPNNGGRDKDRQRIRARLGAYTEINPQVDTGIRIATGGGDDARSTNQDQDGYFDKKSIWLDLGYIDYHPDQIKNLHVIGGKMLQPWVNMGDVIWDSDINPEGLAVTYKYPLGSSAELFGSLGNYNLKDNVDGDGVQFRHDLRLTSGQLGTRFSVTDNLKMTLGGSVYAYKNDEDSRCTTTTTPCALAVNGNSANNEFRLYEGFAQADIGGLAVPLSFYGQYVKNNDAVTDQDTAWLLGAKSKVFGFNLDYNYRDVQRNAVVGAFTDSDFANGTTGSRGHKMKVSYDIDKNFALGATYFLTKADYASRTQRDANTNTLQLDAEAKF; encoded by the coding sequence ATGCGTCTTGCTTCCACTAAAACTGCGGCGCTCCTGTGCGGCGGCCTGTTGCTGGCCCTGAGCGTACCGGCCAGCGCTGCAGTCGACGCTAAATTGCTCGACATGCTCAAGGCCAACGGCCAGATCACCGCGTCGCAGTACACCGAACTGCAAGCGGAACTGGCCAAGGACCAGAAAGAACAGCAGATCGCACGCCAAGCTCAACAAGAGACCAACGAGCAGATCGCAGCCACTGCGAAAAAAACCAACGAGCTGAGCAGCTTCGACCAAAAGCTGGCCTGGGCCGCCAAGACTCAATTCAAGGGTGATGTACGCTTCCGCCAGGAAACCATCAAGATCGATGGCGAACCCAACAACGGTGGGCGTGACAAAGACCGTCAACGTATCCGCGCCCGCCTGGGTGCCTACACCGAAATCAACCCGCAGGTGGACACCGGTATCCGTATCGCCACCGGCGGTGGTGACGATGCGCGTTCTACCAACCAGGATCAGGACGGCTACTTCGATAAAAAATCGATCTGGCTGGACCTCGGTTACATCGACTACCACCCGGACCAGATCAAGAACCTGCACGTGATCGGCGGCAAGATGCTTCAGCCTTGGGTAAACATGGGCGACGTGATCTGGGATAGCGATATCAACCCTGAAGGCCTGGCCGTCACCTACAAATACCCACTGGGCAGCAGCGCCGAACTGTTCGGCAGCCTGGGTAACTACAACCTCAAGGACAATGTCGACGGCGACGGCGTGCAGTTCCGCCACGACCTGCGCCTGACGTCCGGCCAGTTGGGTACGCGTTTCTCGGTCACCGACAACCTGAAAATGACCCTGGGCGGCAGCGTCTACGCCTACAAAAATGACGAGGACAGCCGCTGCACAACCACCACCACGCCTTGCGCGTTGGCGGTCAACGGCAACTCGGCCAACAACGAGTTCCGCCTGTATGAAGGTTTTGCCCAGGCAGACATCGGCGGCCTGGCAGTGCCACTGTCGTTCTACGGCCAATACGTGAAAAACAACGATGCCGTGACCGACCAGGACACCGCGTGGTTGCTGGGTGCCAAGTCCAAGGTGTTCGGTTTCAACCTGGACTACAACTACCGCGATGTTCAGCGTAATGCCGTCGTAGGCGCGTTCACCGATTCGGACTTCGCCAACGGTACCACCGGTTCGCGCGGCCACAAGATGAAGGTCAGCTACGACATCGACAAGAACTTCGCCCTGGGCGCCACCTACTTCCTGACCAAGGCGGACTACGCCAGCCGTACCCAGCGGGATGCCAACACCAACACCCTGCAGCTGGATGCTGAAGCCAAGTTCTAA
- a CDS encoding RNA polymerase sigma factor, which yields MAAADDAHLLERLLKGEQRAYKELVTTYQSAMRAVAYAIVGQRHADEIVQDAWVSVVRNLARFEGRSSLKTWLLTITANAAKGRYKQNRREVLLDDLPSPHGTIGDDRFSPDDGHWAVAPYAWHQDTPEALLTEDELRKCLEHTILSLSELQSSVLVLRERQGLELEEICNLLSLSLSNVRVLLHRARLKVFATVEHFEETGEC from the coding sequence ATGGCAGCAGCGGACGACGCGCACCTGCTTGAACGCCTGCTCAAGGGTGAGCAGCGGGCCTATAAGGAATTGGTCACCACTTACCAGAGCGCAATGCGGGCGGTGGCCTACGCCATCGTCGGTCAGCGCCACGCCGACGAAATCGTGCAAGACGCCTGGGTTTCGGTCGTACGCAACCTGGCCAGATTCGAAGGGCGATCGAGTCTCAAGACATGGTTATTGACCATTACCGCCAACGCCGCCAAGGGACGTTACAAACAGAATCGTCGGGAAGTGCTGCTCGACGATTTGCCTTCGCCCCACGGCACCATTGGTGATGATCGCTTCAGCCCGGATGATGGCCATTGGGCTGTCGCACCGTATGCCTGGCACCAGGACACCCCTGAAGCGCTGCTGACCGAAGATGAACTGCGCAAATGCCTGGAGCATACGATTCTGAGTTTGTCCGAACTGCAAAGCAGCGTGCTGGTGTTGCGTGAACGCCAGGGTCTGGAACTGGAGGAAATCTGTAATCTTCTGAGCCTTTCGCTCTCCAACGTTCGTGTGCTCCTGCATCGAGCACGGCTTAAAGTCTTTGCTACGGTGGAGCATTTTGAGGAGACGGGCGAATGTTGA